A portion of the Colius striatus isolate bColStr4 chromosome 1, bColStr4.1.hap1, whole genome shotgun sequence genome contains these proteins:
- the RESF1 gene encoding retroelement silencing factor 1 isoform X3, whose product MDWNGRPFQNADANKNMQSAETRYPQLLSTAQGFPQTNACSSKNACTYAGNNQMLYLPTSNVTFPLVNAEGFRTSDQVLPGASVAGKDFRISKYSVDQHPSSWAPIGPKLPNQTSRLRAEMTQTSWPDSNAPIYRTLPSVSSQMNSGSNMKNVVWESQYVTTNSYTVHPQIPHQNSMRTTMLYQSNTNSQNNPIIGIPGQHVQNQICHSNTQFKVSHSLNQNTEANVQIVHYRASQMGSEAPGNCSAQSLMLANCDSRNAAQSSVVAPQAGQNVPNGYIISQRRHPSDMKNASGFNSVQQHYQKLQPGEVNHSLGNVYNSNGNVTANQSLNAMSVPPPDISKELDDVIQELETLSSVTASKTLSNPASVQESQTTSLMNRPVNSQVSSLVVEKMKRARDRLAWEAQNLLTIKKKCVLLEKLHHYKRKLLAASEHNNLRVPPSYQEAFANRLSWVPNPNVPLSPSKTLRIENPVRSSSPEERNANDVANADNRELEITQSNLQVEQRSLSLSSASSSSSTPSFCSAPSLNSASSSSAPSSSSVPLSSSPLLSSDPSSSFTSSSNFTPSLSSAPPSSFTPSLSSAPLSSFGPSSSSAPPPSQSKLPAQLNSLESTPSSEQKDTCALTSSQKDVTSLNKGSCFSLVDGGVKIASKDVPGNSSFLQFVLSSANVLKEKTAGATADKILTGLLCSEKPMIDTTVSDKSSLKDTSEKKTESKKGEQPFMVHTNSPVSEATESGGANFQGDVAQKKTLLTEKTSSKQNNGSYTMEELTACLGLWRNSGPSETISVQNSQLNGSSTANQISSYSQTTKNGEQNNVPVSTVGEILPVTSASPGQKLDTMSCNLLKSFELQVAVVTPLVLLEQRTQNQQIDKCPASVGKMTAVTDSRSTCSLQEAGKNELGVVNTDKATIASPSNCVLAQKVDTNLQQTKLADENGIIKNSANANDLYGENQSKVSKPAQDARENPQNKPSFPELGINPSSEIFQEVARDHKDRQAVLETGYTSTAVLEDQMFCITSVCSLVEGDTSYNPQIASIFKPVPELDALNGTMSEGNASDPEQKEQQQVFSRNKLSSNTPQRDSLLLKILDTSSNCKSKAGNNLDCSTTSNLKKQSSGGPPNTVSASKQNRPLIASFKHPKTYLKGPTHTRQELALNSPISSSSLTAETAGVNSEQNYVCCKNSTEKEENFFGARPIKYLNNQLYELVKEFPYGIEGADILTKEPVQNNSVAERMENQPQKETQICDKNSHLNDPVDQIKIEVLSSDQVQELFPEHSQCSSNEKKSVGSQQSEKASAEENHEGNIQPSQSLFEKKKNTQDPSSPTVKKTDDCSLMSSPSVACEMPPWKSEMSVSEKNDDQLSKFKNTSSTETLDNNSEIDAVMENCAVGNLPNSEKTPNSDSENNICKNTSPVDKKPSLKVNNEHKLLTRQQEKYEPLNSSENQDVDKTRKNSWKEETQINRGSPLLDKEFHSDKKEHQTATEELSERAGHTDAADTTNSSKKKKRLFKRESLSKDKTKTGLAMKFQGVRKSETVEGKHDKVNQGQKNETCKENSAEEQICRKQKEIPRQDVGVHIKDKGKLSAEIKHTKLNSYRDDAVKFPNVATVDLKARNHKYPQHKCIKVHPSQEQPYKRKRKETMIGKRDPKKSKVEEESLKQSEAKNSQQLPHNCVINTDKAKKLNGENGWKPRTSLADHAVLKLQRKRGRPSTISKNYFSNRDKHLEGQNKDKGSERMFSDKNMLYFNRRNNRLKFHLQKEPKKHYLNRVAFKRMAQERIYLTKLETSPVRPICHRKSKVSQNSPDAKRRASASEVEKSCEPQALEFKLYPEMLLRNPATDEENLAAKNSSEREKAIVAGVKSKKEDWLKSDPVKQKKLEEIFTGMSEQAVDHHKFKEEDYYALKEQCTSL is encoded by the exons ATGGACTGGAATGGCAGGCCATTCCAGAATGCTGATGCAAATAAGAACATGCAAAGTGCGGAAACGCGTTATCCTCAGTTGCTTTCTACTGCACAGGGTTTTCCTCAAACAAATGCTTGTTCCTCTAAAAATGCATGTACTTATGCTGGAAATAACCAAATGCTGTATCTGCCTACTAGCAATGTTACCTTTCCTCTTGTAAATGCTGAAGGATTCAGAACTTCAGATCAGGTCTTACCAGGAGCATCTGTAGCTGGTAAGGACTTTCGAATCTCAAAATACTCAGTTGATCAACATCCATCATCCTGGGCACCAATAGGTCCAAAACTGCCCAATCAGACATCACGTTTGCGGGCAGAGATGACTCAGACTTCTTGGCCAGACTCTAATGCCCCCATTTACAGAACATTGCCTTCTGTGTCTTCTCAGATGAACTCTGGAAGTAATATGAAGAATGTAGTTTGGGAATCTCAGTATGTAACCACAAATAGTTACACTGTGCATCCACAAATACCACATCAAAATTCCATGAGAACTACAATGTTATATCAAAGTAACACTAATTCCCAGAATAATCCTATTATTGGTATACCTGGACAACATGTCCAAAACCAAATATGTCATTCCAACACTCAGTTTAAGGTTTCACACTCACTGAATCAAAATACTGAAGCAAATGTACAGATAGTACATTATAGAGCAAGTCAGATGGGATCAGAAGCTCCTGGCAACTGTTCTGCACAGTCTTTGAtgcttgccaactgtgattcaaGGAATGCAGCACAGTCTTCAGTAGTTGCACCACAGGCAGGTCAAAATGTACCTAATGGATACATCATTAGCCAACGGAGGCACCCATCAGATATGAAAAATGCTTCTGGTTTTAACAGTGTTCAGCAACACTATCAGAAACTGCAACCTGGAGAAGTCAATCATTCACTTGGGAATGTCTACAATTCAAACGGAAATGTGACAGCAAATCAATCTTTGAATGCAATGTCTGTGCCACCCCCTGACATTTCCAAAGAACTGGATGATGTTATACAAGAACTGGAAACTCTTTCCTCTGTGACTGCTTCAAAGACACTGAGTAATCCTGCTTCAGTTCAGGAAAGCCAGACTACTAGTTTAATGAATAGGCCTGTTAATTCTCAAGTTTCTTCATTAGTagtagaaaaaatgaaaagggcaAGGGACAGACTAGCTTGGGAAGCTCAAAATCTGctcactattaaaaaaaaatgtgtcctgCTTGAAAAGTTGCATCATTACAAAAGAAAACTCTTAGCAGCTTCAGAACATAACAACCTCCGAGTACCTCCGAGTTATCAAGAAGCATTTGCTAATCGTCTTTCGTGGGTGCCCAACCCAAATGTACCGCTATCTCCATCTAAAACATTGAGGATAGAGAATCCAGTACGTTCCTCTTCACCTGAAGAAAGAAATGCCAATGATGTAGCCAATGCTGATAACAGAGAATTAGAAATTACTCAAAGTAACCTTCAGGTGGAGCAGAGAAGCCTTTCATTGAGCTCTGCTTCTTCATCTAGCTCCACTCCTTCATTTTGCTCTGCTCCTTCATTGAATTCTGCTTCATCAAGTTCTGCTCCTTCGTCAAGTTCTGTTCCTTTGTCGAGTTCTCCTCTGCTGAGTTCTGATCCTTCATCGAGTTTCACTTCTTCATCGAATTTCACTCCTTCACTGAGCTCTGCTCCTCCATCGAGTTTCACTCCTTCATTGAGCTCAGCTCCTTTGTCGAGCTTTGGTCCTTCATCAAGCTctgcacctcctccctctcagagCAAACTCCCAGCTCAATTAAATAGTCTAGAGAGCACTCCCAGCTCAGAACAAAAGGACACATGTGCCTTGACCTCGTCTCAAAAAGATGTGACGTCCTTGAATAAGGGTTCATGTTTTAGTCTAGTAGATGGCGGTGTCAAAATTGCATCAAAGGATGTGCCAGGTAACTCATCATTTCTGCAGTTTGTATTGAGCAGTGCAAATGTATTGAAAGAGAAGACAGCTGGTGCTACTGCTGATAAAATACTGACTGGTCTCCTGTGTAGTGAAAAACCAATGATAGATACGACAGTCTCAGATAAAAGCTCACTAAAAGACACTagtgagaagaaaacagaaagtaagaAAGGGGAGCAGCCATTTATGGTTCACACAAACTCTCCTGTATCAGAAGCAACAGAATCTGGTGGAGCCAATTTCCAGGGTGATGTAGCTCAGAAGAAAACACTACTTACTGAAAAGACATCGTCAAAACAGAACAATGGTAGTTACACTATGGAAGAGTTAACTGCGTGTCTGGGCTTGTGGAGAAACTCTGGCCCATCGGAGACCATAAGTGTGCAAAATAGCCAGTTAAATGGAAGCTCCACAGCAAATCAGATTTCATCTTACAGCCAAACCACAAAAAATGGAGAACAAAACAATGTTCCAGTTAGTACAGTTGGAGAAATTTTGCCTGTAACAAGCGCTTCTCCAGGACAGAAACTCGATACGATGAGTTGCAATTTGTTAAAAAGTTTTGAACTCCAAGTTGCAGTTGTTACTCCTTTAGTACTTTTGGAACAGAGAACCCAGAATCAGCAGATAGACAAATGTCCAGCATCCGTAGGTAAAATGACTGCAGTGACTGACTCGAGAAGCACATGTAGCTTGCAAGAAGCAGGGAAAAATGAATTAGGTGTAGTAAATACCGATAAAGCAACAATAGCATCACCCAGTAATTGTGTTCTGGCACAGAAGGTAGACACAAATTTGCAGCAGACAAAATTAGCTGATGAAAATGGAATAATAAAAAACAGTGCAAATGCAAATGATTTGTATGGTGAAAACCAAAGTAAAGTTAGTAAACCTGCACAAGATGCCAGAGAAAATCCGCAAAACAAGCCTTCTTTTCCTGAATTGGGCATAAATCCTTCTAGTGAAATCTTTCAAGAAGTTGCAAGAGACCATAAAGACAGGCAAGCTGTGTTAGAAACAGGATATACATCCACAGCTGTGTTGGAAGACCAGATGTTTTGTATTACTAGTGTATGTTCTCTTGTTGAAGGTGATACATCTTACAATCCACAAATAGCAAGTATCTTCAAGCCAGTCCCTGAGCTGGATGCATTAAATGGTACCATGTCAGAAGGAAATGCATCTGACCCAGAgcaaaaggagcagcagcaggtctTTTCTAGAAACAAGCTGAGCAGTAACACTCCTCAAAGAGACAGCTTGCTGCTAAAGATATTGGACACAtcatcaaactgcaagagtaaAGCAGGTAATAATTTGGATTGTAGCACAACTAGTAATTTGAAGAAACAAAGCAGTGGCGGTCCTCCTAACACAGTTTCTGCCTCAAAACAAAATAGGCCACTCATTGCATCTTTCAAGCATCCTAAAACTTACTTGAAAGGTCCTACTCATACAAGGCAAGAGTTGGCTCTCAATTCACCAATTTCCTCAAGCAGCCTAACTGCTGAAACTGCGGGTGTCAACAGTGAACAGAATTACGTGTGCTGTAAAAATAGcacagaaaaagaggagaacTTCTTTGGAGCACGACCTATAAAATATCTAAACAATCAGTTGTATGAACTAGTGAAAGAGTTTCCATATGGCATTGAAGGTGCTGATATACTAACAAAAGAACCAGTCCAAAATAATTCTGTGGCAGAGAGAATGGAGAATCAACCTCAAAAAGAGACTCAGATTTGTGACAAGAATTCTCATTTGAATGACCCAGTAGATCAGATAAAAATTGAGGTATTAAGCTCTGATCAGGTGCAAGAACTGTTTCCTGAACACAGCCAGTGTTCATCTAATGAGAAGAAGAGTGTAGGGAGTCAGCAGTCAGAAAAGGCTTCAGCTGAGGAGAATCATGAAGGCAATATTCAGCCTAGCCAGAGTctatttgagaagaaaaagaatacacAAGACCCCTCCAGCCCCACGGTAAAAAAAACCGACGATTGTTCTTTGATGAGTTCTCCGTCTGTAGCTTGTGAAATGCCACCCTGGAAATCTGAAATGtctgtttcagagaaaaatgatgATCAACTTTCAAAATTCAAAAATACTAGCTCTACAGAGACACTGGATAACAACAGTGAAATTGATGCTGTAATGGAGAACTGTGCAGTGGGAAACTTGCCAAATTctgaaaaaacaccaaacagtGATAGCGAAAACAATATTTGCAAAAACACCTCTCCAGTGGACAAAAAACCCAGTCTAAAGGTGAATAATGAACACAAACTGCTTacaagacaacaggaaaaatatgAACCACTTAATTCCTCTGAAAACCAGGATGTCGATAAAACTAGGAAGAACAGCTGGAAGGAAGAGACGCAGATCAACAGAGGAAGTCCATTGTTAGACAAAGAGTTTCATTCTGACAAAAAAGAACATCAGACAGCCACAGAAGAGTTGTCAGAGAGAGCTGGCCATACAGATGCAGCTGACACGACAAACtcatccaaaaagaaaaagaggcttttcaaAAGGGAGTCCCTTTCAaaagataaaaccaaaacaggTTTGGCCATGAAATTCCAAGGTGTTCGTAAGTCAGAAACTGTTGAAGGTAAGCACGATAAAGTTAATCAAggacaaaaaaatgaaacctgTAAAGAGAACTCAGCTGAAGAACAGATCTGTAGGAAGCAAAAGGAGATACCCAGACAAGATGTAGGAGTTCACATCAAAGATAAAGGCAAATTGtcagcagaaataaaacatacaaaacTGAATAGTTATCGTGATGATGCTGTAAAGTTCCCAAATGTTGCGACCGTAGACTTAAAGGCAAGAAACCACAAATACCCTCAGCATAAATGTATCAAAGTTCATCCGTCACAGGAGCAGCCGTACAAAcggaaaaggaaggaaactaTGATTGGGAAGAGAGACCCTAAGAAATCAAAGGTAGAAGAGGAAAGCCTGAAACAATCTGAAGCAAAGAATTCCCAGCAGCTTCCACATAATTGTGTGATAAATACTGACAAAGCTAAAAAACTGAATGGAGAAAATGGCTGGAAACCGAGGACTTCATTAGCAGATCATGCTGTCCTtaaactgcagagaaaaagaggTCGACCTTCTACCATCTCTAAAAACTACTTTTCTAACAGAGACAAACATCTTGAGGGtcaaaacaaagacaagggCTCTGAGAGGATGTTTTCTGATAAAAATATGCTATACTTCAATAGAAGAAATAACAGATTGAAATTTCATCTTcaaaaggaaccaaaaaaaCACTACCTGAACAGAGTTGCGTTTAAACGTATGGCACAGGAACGAATATACCTGACAAAGTTAGAGACATCACCTGTCAGACCCATCTGCCATAGAAAGTCCAAAGTGTCCCAAAACAGCCCTGATGCGAAAAGACGCGCTTCTGCCTCAGAAGTCGAGAAGTCATGCGAACCGCAAGCACTTGAGTTTAAGCTGTATCCAGAGATGCTGTTGAGAAATCCAGCCACCGATGAAGAAAACTTAGCTGCAAAGAACTCCTCGGAAAGAGAAAAGGCCATTGTGGCAG GTGTCAAGAGTAAAAAAGAAGATTGGTTAAAAAGTGATCCagtgaagcaaaaaaaattgGAAGAGATCTTCACAG GGATGAGTGAGCAGGCAGTGGATCACCACAAATTTAAAGAGGAAGATTACTACGCCTTGAAGGAACAATGCACTTCTCTGTGA